In the genome of Sulfurimonas autotrophica DSM 16294, the window CGCAATTGCTTTTGCAGCACCGACACCTAGCGATATAGAAGTCGAACTATGCCCCGCTACAAAATAATCATCAGTACTTTCACTTGGTTTTGTATAGCCGCATATACCGTTAAATTGTCTAAGTGTATCAAACTCCTCCCATCTTCCGGTAAGGAGTTTATGTGCATATGCCTGATGTGACACATCAAAAATAAAAGGATCTTTCTGAGAATCAAATACCTTGTGCATTGCCACAATTATCTCTGTAGCACCAAGCGTAGAGCTTAGATGTCCGCCGTTTTTACTTACAACCTCTAAAATTCTTTTTCTTATCTCATCACTTAAAGCCTCAAGCTCTTTAATATTTTTTTCTTTTACATTTATTCTATCCACTCAACGCTGCCTTTTTCACTCGTTCAAATCTTTTTGATATTTGTGCATCTATATTTCCTGCATCACTTAATGCAATGACACCGCCTTCACTTACTGCACTGTCAGGAAGAACCTCTACATGTTCAAGTTTCCCTAAATGTTCAACTATCGCACTATGATCTTTTGGATTGACTTTCAATGTTATCTTTGAAGCACTTTGCAGCTCTTTCATTAACTCATCACTTAATGTTTTAGCCACTTGGACTGAATTTTCACTCACTTCAATTTGTATGACCTCTTTGGCAATATCCAATGCAGCATTAAGTAGTTCACTTTTTACACCTTCTAAAGCTTTTTCAAACTCACCGGCACTCTCTTCAAGTTTTTGTATGGAAGTCGTTAAAAGCTCTAGCTTGTTGTTAAGCGCTTTGTCAATTTCTTCACGCGCTTTTGCCTCTCCTGCTTTAAGACCTTCATCAAAAGCCTCTTCTTGTACTTTTTTCAACTCTTCTTGAAACTCTTCTTCTTTGGCTTCAAGTTTCATTTGCAGTTTTATAAAGTTTGATGACATTTCATCCGTCTTTTTCATCAAAGATTCAATAAGAGAGTCTTTGGAACTCGTACTTAATGCACTAGAATCAACATCTGAGACTCTGGCTTTTGGGTTGTCATCTGCTGTAAAAACTTTTTCTTCACTCTTTTGTTGTTCATTTAACCCCATGGCTATAACTTTGAAACTATATTTATGCACATTATGTTCATCAACTGCGTTGCTAGATATTATCGTTGCCATTTGCTTACTCTATCATCTCTTCAGTTGAACCCATCTGAATAGCTCCAGATTCAGCCAACTGATTTACAAGTTCAACAATTTTTCTCTGAGCAGCTTCTACATCTTTCATTTTCACAGCCCCAAGGAACTGCATCTCTTCTTCAAATGCTTCGCGAGCACGCTCACTCATTGCAGAGAAGAACTTCTCTTTTAACTCTTCAGGAGCAGACTTAAGTGCCAGCATAAGTTCTGCTTTGTCCACAGCTTTTAATACTTCTGCAATAGAGTTTTTATCAAGAGAAACCATATCTTCAAATGTAAACATCATCTCTTTAATTTGTGTTGCCAATTCTTCATCAACCTGTTCAATATTTGCCAATGTAGCTTTTGAATTTTTCGCACCAAGACGGTTAAATATATCTGCAACGGCACGTGTTCCACCCACTTCAACTTTGTAAGATGCAAGAGATTCAAGTTTTGACTCTAACACTGCTGAGACTCTTTTGATTACTGAAGGAGAAATATCTCCGAGTTTTGCCATACGCATAGCTACTTCACTTCGCAAGTCATCCGGAAAATACTGCAGTGTATCTGCCGCTTCGGTCGGATCCATATGTGCCAAAATAAGCGCAATAGTCTGCGGATGCTCATTGATAATAAAGTCTGAGAGCTGTTGCGGCTTGATTTTTGATAGATATGCAAAGTTTTGTGTATTTTGCATACTTTTGGAGAGTTTATCTAAAACTTTTTTTGCCTCTTCCGGACCAAGTGTTCTATACAACAACTCTCTGGCATATTCCATACCGCCTGATGTCATATATTGACCCGATTGAAAAATTGCATGAAATTCTTCTAAAACGGCAGTTGCCATTGCTTTATCTATTGTTTTATTTGCTGCAATATATTTAGAGATTTCAGTAATAGCTTCAACACCCATATGAGAAAATATGGCTGCAGTCGCGTCTTCACCTAACTGCAGTAAAAGTATGGCAATTTTTTCTGCCATACTCATTTCATCAAGTGCTGCTTGTTGTTGCTGCGTTAAAGTAGACATGTTTATCTCCTCTCTCTGCTAGGAATTTCAGATTCTTCACTCAAAAGTGCTTCTAGTAAAGATGCCACCTCTTCTGGTGTATCTTCTGCCATTGTTCTTACTTTTTCCAAAATAACTTCATGTTTTAGGTCATCTTCATTAAAGTTACTGCTCATACCCAGTTGATCTTCAACTTTTTTACGCATTGTCTGTACTTTTTCAACCAAATCTTCACCTTCTTCCTCTTCTATTTCCAATGACGGAGCTACAAGTTCTTCATCTTCTTTTGAAATTTCAAGCATCTTGTCTGCAAACGGTGCAATAACTTTTTTATACAGAATAAACAATAATATAAGTACAAACAAGTACTTAAACAGGCCTGAAAATGGTGCTAAATATGTTTCGCTAAATATGATAGCCTGGTTCACGCCTTGCACGCCTTTATTTGTTAATGCTCGCTCAAACTGCAAGTTTTGCACACTGATTTGATCCCCCCTATTAGGATCAATACCTATAGAACGGCTAGCCAGAGATGTTAATGCATTAATATCCGCATCGTCTAGTGGTACATACTCCATTTCTTCAGTAGGATTTCCGTCTTTATCTACTTTTGTTTTATATTTACCATCGACTACAACAGCAGCCGTTATCCTTTTAATTCTCGCAAACTGGCTTTTTGTAGTACTGACAGTTTTTCCTACTTCATAATTAGTAGTACCCGAATTTTTTGAATATTTTTCTACTGTTTTATTTGATGCAAGTCCCTGTACAGGACCGATATTACTCACAGTTCCTGGCACTCCTCCAACTTCTTTTGGCGAACTGCCTTCTCTTTTTTCTTCATTCACCTGTTCACTTCGTACAACATTTTCAGGATCATATTTTTCGGAAGTAGAGTTTTTCTGTGAAAAATCAAATTCTATAGTTACCTGTGCCACGACTTTGTCTTTTCCACCCACAAATGGTGCGATAACATCAATAATTTTTTCTTGTCTTTTTTTCTCTTCTTTGATTTTATACTTTTGCTGTACAACAGAAAGTTCACTCATCTGTGCCATTTCATCATTATCGCCAAGTGTCACGCCGTCGCTGTCAATCAACATCACATTTGAAGATTTTAATTTTGGTACGGCTGCAGATACAAGGTTTTTAATACCTCTTATTTGCTTAGGCGTAAGCATTCTCCCATCAGCGAGCTGCACCATTACAGAAGCCGTAGGATCAACCTGTTTTGATACAAAGAGTGTGTCTTTTGGAAGAGCAAGGCTTACTGTTGCTTTCTCAACAGGAGAAAGTGCAGTGATAGTACGGGAAAGTTCCCCTTCTAAGGCACGAAGATGTTTAATTTTTTGATCAAAACTCGTTGCACCGAACTCCTGCTTGTCAAAAAGCTCAAAACCAACACCGCTGTTTTTTGGTATGCCCAAAGAGGCTATTGAAATTCTCTCTTTATAAACAACGTCACGCGGTACTTTTATAACATTATTTGCTTCAATTTTATAAGTAATATTGTCTTTTTCAAGCTGCTCTACCACTTTTGCAGCATCTGCCGGTGTTAAAGCATCAAAAAGTACTTCATATGCACTGCCTGAAGTTTTTTTAGCAGTAAAAACAACTAAAAATATTAAAAAAGCAACAATACCGACAACAGCGGCTGCTATAATAATTTTTTGCTGTTTTGTCAGTTTTGCATACAATACTGACAGCTGTGAAAAAAGTACCTTAAAATCCATTAACTTCCCATCTTAAATTTTATATTAATGCTGATGCAAGTTCAAAAAAACGGCTGTTTTGTTCTTTTGTTCCGACAGTTACACGAATTGCGTTCATACCGTAACTACTTAAATCTCTCACAATCATTCCTTGTCGCAATAAAGCATCAGAAAGTTTCGTTGAATTTTGCGTTTCATTTAGACATAAAGTAACAAAATTTGTATAACTCTCTATTATATCTATTTTTTTCTCGTTTGCAAACTCTTCATAACGTTTCATCTCATCAAAATTTAAAGCGATACAATTATTTACAAATTCTTCATCTTCAAGAGCAACGCTTGCAGCTTCAAGCGACAATGTTGTAATATTAAACGGCGGTCTTAATTTATAAAGTTCTTTTATGATATTTTTCTGCGAAATACCATAACCCACACGCATACCACCAAGGCCATAAGCCTTTGAAAAAGTACCCAAATAAATAACATTTTCAAATTTGTTCAATAACTCTTTTGGAATAACTTTTTTACTTGCATCTTTATAAGCACCATATTCCATATAGGCACAATCTACAACAACCAAAGTATCCTTATCAATTTTTTCTAAAAATTCCATCATTGCCTGCGCATCTATAGCATCGCCCGTCGGATTATTCGGCGTACACAAAAAAATAATATCCGGATTTTCTTTTTTATAGAGTTCATAAAATTCATCTAAATCGTGTTCTTGTGATGCAGTTCTAATAATCTGGGCACCAACATGTTTTGCATATATCTCATACATTGCAAAAGTAACACTGTTAATCAGTATTTTAGAATTTTCATCAGCTTTTGCATGCATAATAAACTCTATAACCTGATCACTGCCGCTACCGATAATGAGATTTTCATTTTCAATAGCGTACTTACCTGTTAATGCACTTTTGAGCTTCGTCATGCTGTCATCAGGGTAAAGCGCCATATTTGGTATAATCTTTGCAACTGCATTTTGCACTTTTGGTGAGCATCCGTAAGGATTTTCATTTGAAGCAAGTTTTACAATGTCTTTTGGCTCTATACCAAATTCCCGTACTACAAGCTCTATTGGCTTACCTGCTTCATAAGTATTAATGCTTTCTAATTTTTTGTTAAATTTCAATCTTCACCCTTTACGTAACTTCCAAGCCATGTGACTTCATCTTTATGTTTTTGTATTACTTTTTGAATTCTTTGTTCATCTATATGACCATAAAAGTCTATATAGAACCAGTAACCGAATCCGCCTTTATCTTTTGAAGGACGTGATTCTATTTTTGAGAGATTTATTTTTTCTTTGTCAAAGTCCTGTAAAAAATGCACCAAAGAACCCGCCTCGACGGCATCGTTTAAGCGTACTAATATTGAAGTCTTATCATCTTTACTTATAGCGTTTTTAAAATCACTTAAAATGACAAAGCGTGTTGTGTTGTCTATAGCATCTTCTATGTTTTCAAACATGGTAGGAACACCATAGAGTTTTGCGGCAATATGTGAGCAAATTGCAGCTGAATTTGGTTCACGTGCTGCGAGTATTGCAGCTTTTGCAGTCGATTCTACAGGAATCAATTCAACATTAACAAGACCATGCTCGCTTAAAAATTCACGACACTGTCCAAAGCCTTTGTCTTTTGAGTATATTTTCGTAATATTTTCAAGTTTTTCCGCTTTTGTAGCAAAAGACATATGAATAGGCATATAAAGTTCTGCAACGATTTTGACCGAACTTTTGGCAAGTAAATCAAGTGTTTCTCCAACAATACCGTCACGAGAATTTTCAATTGGTACAACACCGAATTTCGCACGACCTGCTTCAAGTGTTTTAAATACCGAAGCAATAGAGTTTAACGAAAGATAATCACTCATAGCCCCAAAACGGCTCTCTGCCGCTTGATGGGTGAAGCTCCCCTCAGGTCCTAGGTATGCGATACGTTCAGGCAATTCCAAATTTCTTGCAACTGCAAAAATTTCTAAAAATATTGCCTCTATAGCGCTTTGATTTAAAAGTCCGCCTTCTTCTTTATTTAGAGTAACAAGTCTGTCAATAATGGCTTTTTCTCTCTCTGGTCTATAGATAGCTCCGCCTGTATCTTTTTTAATTTCCCCGACTCTTTCAACGACTTTCATACGCTTATTAAGGAGTTTAAGCATCTCATTATCTATTTCATCTATTGCTACTCTACAGTCATCCAAAGTTTTCATTACTTCTCCATCTTATGTCGAATTAAAATATCTTGCATATTTTTATATATAAAATCGGGTTTGAGATTTTCCTCTAAAAAAGGCACGATTTCATCAGCACTTTTATACTTTCCGCTTGTCACAAAAATCGTCTGCATTCCAAGCTCTTTTGCTCCGCCCAAATCTCCTTTGACATCATCACTTATAATTGTTATATCACAAAACTGAGCATAAGGGTTTTGTTTTTTGAGTCTTTCAAGGGCTTCTTTGTAAAATACTTGACTCGGTTTACCCACAACATCATAAGCACTGCTTGTTGCAAATTCAAGCATTTTTAAAATCGCTCCGACACCGGGGTAGCGTTTATTGTTTTTTGCATAAATAGATGTTTCATGCATACCCACTAACTTTGCGCCTGAGAGTAGAAAATCTATCATCTGTGCATATTCATCGGCAGTGAAATTCTCTTTTATAGCTATGAGCACTGTTTTAGGGTTTGTATAATCTAGCTTGTATCCCATTTTTTGCAGTGTTTGTAAAAATTCTTCTGCTCCATATGCAGCAACAGCCTCTTTTGAAACATGTGATTCTAAAAGCATTAAAGGGTCAAGATATTTACCTGCATCAAAATCAAAATCTATCGAGTTGAGATATGCTAAAAAATCCTGCGATGCTTTTTTTGTATTGTTGGTAATTACCATGTACGGTATATGCTCAGTATTAAGTTTGTTTATAAACTCTCTGCTCCCCTCTATAGGAGATTTGTCTTCATCGCTGATAAGAGTGCCCTGAACATCTATAAAATACATTTTAGTCTACTAAAAATTCTTGTTCTAAACAAATAAGGTCTTCAAAACATTCGCGTTTGCGAATGAGCCTTGCTTTGCCGTTTTGTACTGCTACTTCCGCACTTCTGCCGCGGGTATTATAATTACTTCCCATACCGAAGCCGTATGCCCCTGCACTGTGAATAACGAGCAAGTCATTTCTATTAAGCTCCGGTAATGGGTAATTTTTAGCAAAAAAATCACCGCTTTCACATACAGGGCCAACAATATCAACTTCTCTTGTCTTGCCATTATTATCTGTAATCGCTTCTATTTTATGGTAGGCATTATAAAGAGAAGGTCGAAGTAAATCATTCATTGCCCCGTCAACTACCACGAATTTTTTATCTCCATTTTGTTTTTCGTACAACACTTTTGTAACAAAATAGCCTGCATTTGCTGTTAAAAATCTGCCCGGTTCACAAAGAATAGTCAAATCGAGTGCTGTAAGTGTGCTTAAAATCGCCTGAGCATAATCATACGGTTTTATCGTCTCTTCGTTGCCATATTTAACGCCAAGCCCGCCACCGACATCAAAAAACTTCAATTCTATATCAATAGCCTGCAGTGAACGAATTAAGTCCGCTACTATTTCAGCAGCTTCTCTGATTGGCTGTAGTTGTGTAAGTTGTGAGCCAATATGAAAATGAATCCCTACAGGGTCAAGGTGTTCAGAGTTCTTGGCCTGAATATACATACGCTTTGCAGTTGAGAGATCAACGCCAAATTTATTGTCATGCAAGCCTGTTGAAATATAAGGATGAGTTTGAGGGTCAATGTTCGGATTGACCCTGATACTGATACGAGAAGGTCTACCAAGCTCCTCTGCGATTGATTCAACACGCTGCAGTTCTGCTTCACTCTCAACATTAATATATAAAATATCTTTTTCTATCGCTTCGCGAATTTCGTCATCACTTTTACCAACACCCGAAAATATAATTTTATAAGCAGGAATACCTGCTAAAAATGCGCGGCGCACTTCACCGATAGAAACACAATCAGCACCGCTTCCCATTTTTGCAAAATGTCTAACCACACTCAAATTTGAGTTTGCTTTAACAGCATAAGCTATAATAGACTTACGGCCTTTAAAAGCCTCTTTTAACTCTGTATATTGTTCTGACATATAATCAAAATCATACACATATAACGGTGTACCATACTCTTTTGCCAATGCTTTAAAATCAACCATAAAAATTCCAAATCTTTTTTAGATGATTTTACCCAAAATGTGCTTATAAGTGCCTAAGATGTAGAGGATCTGTGCCTATGCCACTGCAAGAAGGCCAAAACAGCAAGTATGACAACCGGGACAATTATACCTATTTCACTCGATATAACTTTATTATTTGCAAGTTTTATAAGGAAAAAAAGAATTCCCCAGGTAAGTAAAGTAGCTAAAATTGCGCCGAAGGTAAAAAGGGAAACATTCAAAAAACGTACACTCATAGGTACAAAGAAAAATATAATGACTATAAGACAAGGAACAAAAAATGGATAAATAAATATTTTATACAATGCTGCTTTGATATTATCCGTATTGATGTTTTGTTTATCCAGCAGACGTATAGCATCAACAGCGTCTTTAATTGTAAAATTCACCTTGCCTTCATATACCTGGTCAAGCATTTTAGGACGAAAACCTTCTAAAATTCTCAAGTCCTTTGCCTTTGTGACTGTTATGCCGGGTGATACAAGGGATAAATCATCAGGTTTGGTGATGATGTCAGCTCGCTTAATAAACCAATAATTATCTATATATCTTGCAGACTTGGCAACCACGACCTCTTTTAAAGACTCATTTTCAACACTGAATACACGAATATTTTTTGCACTCTCCTGCAAAGGAAGGAGTT includes:
- the fliH gene encoding flagellar assembly protein FliH, yielding MATIISSNAVDEHNVHKYSFKVIAMGLNEQQKSEEKVFTADDNPKARVSDVDSSALSTSSKDSLIESLMKKTDEMSSNFIKLQMKLEAKEEEFQEELKKVQEEAFDEGLKAGEAKAREEIDKALNNKLELLTTSIQKLEESAGEFEKALEGVKSELLNAALDIAKEVIQIEVSENSVQVAKTLSDELMKELQSASKITLKVNPKDHSAIVEHLGKLEHVEVLPDSAVSEGGVIALSDAGNIDAQISKRFERVKKAALSG
- the fliG gene encoding flagellar motor switch protein FliG, coding for MSTLTQQQQAALDEMSMAEKIAILLLQLGEDATAAIFSHMGVEAITEISKYIAANKTIDKAMATAVLEEFHAIFQSGQYMTSGGMEYARELLYRTLGPEEAKKVLDKLSKSMQNTQNFAYLSKIKPQQLSDFIINEHPQTIALILAHMDPTEAADTLQYFPDDLRSEVAMRMAKLGDISPSVIKRVSAVLESKLESLASYKVEVGGTRAVADIFNRLGAKNSKATLANIEQVDEELATQIKEMMFTFEDMVSLDKNSIAEVLKAVDKAELMLALKSAPEELKEKFFSAMSERAREAFEEEMQFLGAVKMKDVEAAQRKIVELVNQLAESGAIQMGSTEEMIE
- the fliF gene encoding flagellar basal-body MS-ring/collar protein FliF codes for the protein MDFKVLFSQLSVLYAKLTKQQKIIIAAAVVGIVAFLIFLVVFTAKKTSGSAYEVLFDALTPADAAKVVEQLEKDNITYKIEANNVIKVPRDVVYKERISIASLGIPKNSGVGFELFDKQEFGATSFDQKIKHLRALEGELSRTITALSPVEKATVSLALPKDTLFVSKQVDPTASVMVQLADGRMLTPKQIRGIKNLVSAAVPKLKSSNVMLIDSDGVTLGDNDEMAQMSELSVVQQKYKIKEEKKRQEKIIDVIAPFVGGKDKVVAQVTIEFDFSQKNSTSEKYDPENVVRSEQVNEEKREGSSPKEVGGVPGTVSNIGPVQGLASNKTVEKYSKNSGTTNYEVGKTVSTTKSQFARIKRITAAVVVDGKYKTKVDKDGNPTEEMEYVPLDDADINALTSLASRSIGIDPNRGDQISVQNLQFERALTNKGVQGVNQAIIFSETYLAPFSGLFKYLFVLILLFILYKKVIAPFADKMLEISKEDEELVAPSLEIEEEEGEDLVEKVQTMRKKVEDQLGMSSNFNEDDLKHEVILEKVRTMAEDTPEEVASLLEALLSEESEIPSRERR
- the hisC gene encoding histidinol-phosphate transaminase codes for the protein MKFNKKLESINTYEAGKPIELVVREFGIEPKDIVKLASNENPYGCSPKVQNAVAKIIPNMALYPDDSMTKLKSALTGKYAIENENLIIGSGSDQVIEFIMHAKADENSKILINSVTFAMYEIYAKHVGAQIIRTASQEHDLDEFYELYKKENPDIIFLCTPNNPTGDAIDAQAMMEFLEKIDKDTLVVVDCAYMEYGAYKDASKKVIPKELLNKFENVIYLGTFSKAYGLGGMRVGYGISQKNIIKELYKLRPPFNITTLSLEAASVALEDEEFVNNCIALNFDEMKRYEEFANEKKIDIIESYTNFVTLCLNETQNSTKLSDALLRQGMIVRDLSSYGMNAIRVTVGTKEQNSRFFELASALI
- the pheA gene encoding prephenate dehydratase — translated: MKTLDDCRVAIDEIDNEMLKLLNKRMKVVERVGEIKKDTGGAIYRPEREKAIIDRLVTLNKEEGGLLNQSAIEAIFLEIFAVARNLELPERIAYLGPEGSFTHQAAESRFGAMSDYLSLNSIASVFKTLEAGRAKFGVVPIENSRDGIVGETLDLLAKSSVKIVAELYMPIHMSFATKAEKLENITKIYSKDKGFGQCREFLSEHGLVNVELIPVESTAKAAILAAREPNSAAICSHIAAKLYGVPTMFENIEDAIDNTTRFVILSDFKNAISKDDKTSILVRLNDAVEAGSLVHFLQDFDKEKINLSKIESRPSKDKGGFGYWFYIDFYGHIDEQRIQKVIQKHKDEVTWLGSYVKGED
- a CDS encoding HAD-IIA family hydrolase — encoded protein: MYFIDVQGTLISDEDKSPIEGSREFINKLNTEHIPYMVITNNTKKASQDFLAYLNSIDFDFDAGKYLDPLMLLESHVSKEAVAAYGAEEFLQTLQKMGYKLDYTNPKTVLIAIKENFTADEYAQMIDFLLSGAKLVGMHETSIYAKNNKRYPGVGAILKMLEFATSSAYDVVGKPSQVFYKEALERLKKQNPYAQFCDITIISDDVKGDLGGAKELGMQTIFVTSGKYKSADEIVPFLEENLKPDFIYKNMQDILIRHKMEK
- the lysA gene encoding diaminopimelate decarboxylase; the encoded protein is MVDFKALAKEYGTPLYVYDFDYMSEQYTELKEAFKGRKSIIAYAVKANSNLSVVRHFAKMGSGADCVSIGEVRRAFLAGIPAYKIIFSGVGKSDDEIREAIEKDILYINVESEAELQRVESIAEELGRPSRISIRVNPNIDPQTHPYISTGLHDNKFGVDLSTAKRMYIQAKNSEHLDPVGIHFHIGSQLTQLQPIREAAEIVADLIRSLQAIDIELKFFDVGGGLGVKYGNEETIKPYDYAQAILSTLTALDLTILCEPGRFLTANAGYFVTKVLYEKQNGDKKFVVVDGAMNDLLRPSLYNAYHKIEAITDNNGKTREVDIVGPVCESGDFFAKNYPLPELNRNDLLVIHSAGAYGFGMGSNYNTRGRSAEVAVQNGKARLIRKRECFEDLICLEQEFLVD
- a CDS encoding LptF/LptG family permease, which encodes MLAFKYISLHYIKYFLIILTALVLFVVGFDYMGSAEELSKSSANLILIYLVYKSFSAIDILLPVALVFAMISTKIYLIRSNALVSFFSLGYSRVDVLRPFVFVSTAVIILFIALHAWSNFARSEEFSRNIKKNAQYLSPTRDLFFAYKGKYIYFSKLLPLQESAKNIRVFSVENESLKEVVVAKSARYIDNYWFIKRADIITKPDDLSLVSPGITVTKAKDLRILEGFRPKMLDQVYEGKVNFTIKDAVDAIRLLDKQNINTDNIKAALYKIFIYPFFVPCLIVIIFFFVPMSVRFLNVSLFTFGAILATLLTWGILFFLIKLANNKVISSEIGIIVPVVILAVLAFLQWHRHRSSTS